CTTGTGAGCAGCTGTCTATGGTCCCATTGCTGCACCCTTGGTATCACTGCCAAGATGGGGACACTCCCTgtgccttttccttttgcttacaGGAAATGGAGAGGGACAGTGTAAAGGAGGTGGCaaggggaggagaagagagcgaagcaggcagggcaggcagcagggtGATCCTGGGCACACCGAGCCGTGCCCACCTCCTGTGCCCCTGcgctgttgctgagcagtgctgcacagagccggGCACCTGCATCCTTCTGCACATGGAGCACGTCCtcctgggctgggtgctgctgctcgGCACCTGGACTGGTGCATCGGCTGCCAGCAGCAAGAACTGGTTGATCAAGGATGTGGCGATGGACATGGCCAACAACTCCTTTGATGACCAGTACCAGGGCTGCATCGACTTGATGGAAGCTGAGCTGCCGGAGCTGAACAGCACCGAGTTCTCCAACAAAATCTACGCTGAGGGCTGGCGTTCTGCCACCGAGTTGTGGCAGAGCCGGTCAGATAATGCCACCAGCCCAGTGGTGCTGGGACAGGATCAGGCCATAGCCGTGCTGGCGTATACGATGGAGGGGGATCTGTACCGCGTGTTCAACAACGCCACGCTCACGGCTGGGCGCTCCAGGCAGCACTACCTGAGCTCCTACCCCTTCAAGACGCTGCATTTCCTCctgagcagagccctgcagatCCTGCGGGAATCCCAGCCCCAGCAATGCTACAACGTCTACCGCGGCGTCAAGGGCATCCGATTCACGGCACAGCAAGGCCAGGTGGTCCGCTTCGGCCAGTTCACATCCTCCTCCTTAAAAGAGAAAGTCGCTGAAGGGTTTGCCCAGGGCACATTCTACTGGGTGGAAACCTGCTACGGTGTGCCCATCAAGGAATTCTCCGCATACCCCTATGAGGACGAAGTCCTCATCCCACCCTGTGAGCAGTTTGAGGTCACCAGCGTCACCTACAAGAACGGCAGAAGTGAAATCCATCTCCGCTCCCAGGGGAATAGCAGCACCTACAACTGCGAGTTCGTGAAGGGTAAGGGCTGCAGTGCTCCAGCATGGGGAGTGTGGGTGGATCGGGGACACTGAGGACCGGGACATGGGGAGGGTGTGCAGGCTGTGGTCGTGGGGAGGTGGGGAGCTCGGCCAACGGGGAGCCCACGGGGAACTTGAGGCCGGGCCCCGCTGATGGCTGCAGCCCGGCAGCTCTGCGCTGGGGTTGCAGTGCAGTGGGAGCCTCTGTCTGTGCCGCGGCCCTCCCAGCCCGGCTCACGTGGCTCGCCGGGTGCTTTCAGTGCAGGTAAGGGGAGCCCCCGGCCCCGCAGCCCCTGGCCCAGGCTGGGCACCGTTTGCAGCCCCCACAGCCATTAATGCCCATCCCCGTCCTCCCCAGGCCGGAGCAGCCCCATGGAATCCCCACACCTCTGGCTGCTCATCCTGGCAGCCGCAGCCCTGGCAGCCGTGGGAGAGTCCTGACCTCCACACCATCCCTCCACGTGGACAGGAGAGCAGCAACATGCCAACACATCTCATGGAAACTGCAGAtcctgctctcctgctcctGATCCTTTCGGTGCTGCTGTTGGATGTGGAACAGCAGCGGATAACGGTCCACAGCTCTtccagaaaaatgaaaccagTGCTTTTATTGCTTGTATTTACTGcatctcccagccctgctcacgCAGCTCACCTGGCAGATGCTTTAATGAagcccctctgccccacagacAGCTGAGCTGGGGGCACCAGGAGCCCCACACGCAGCATGCAGTGGGGCAGCCCTCGCCCCACGCTGTCGGGCTCATCAGGAGTTCTGCTCGGTCTCAGCTCACTTCTCCACCTTCCTTGCTGGGTGATATGAGGAATGAAACCCAATAACCCACGCAAGGTAACAAAGCAGGGATGCTGATTATGGTGTCTCCTCCTGAGCCTCACTCCAAGGAGAGCAGCAAATACACATTTATAGGCATAGCCTGTACATATTCATCACATTTCCAAGAAATCCGTTGCATATGCACTGGACGTCTCCCTCTTCGGAGCATGCGTCCTAGAATGTGGGGAGGGTCTCAGGGCTCACCTGGTGGTCGTTGCATGAAGGCTATTGCGAAGACTTTACGGGGTTGCATTGTGTCTCAGGAGCAACTCTGCCTCCTTATCTTCATGGGGATCCCCCCCCCCCCGCTGGGTTGAAAACAGCATCTCTGCTGATCTCCACTTGTCTCCAAGGCCCTCGCATTGCTTCGGCTTCTGTGTTCCTCCCCAAAATTTGAGCAGTCCAAGAGGCCTAGTGTAACAGAGTTACAGTTGCCGTGATTCAATCCCCTCGTTTCCATACCTTGGGCAAACTCTTCTGCCTACAGTGCCCCACTGTCCTGTAAGGCTTTCCTGGAGGTTTCCCATTTCTTCCCGATGTTTTACACGGTGTCTCTTCCAGCTGGCATAACCACCTGGGGTTTACAACAACACCAGAAAGAACACTGCACACCTATGCAGGCTGTCGCCATGAGGACCATCAGTACAATTActgccaccagcagctgcaAATTAGGGAGCCCGTTAGTGAGCTTATGCCATATAGCCATGAATCCTAACAAAGCGTCATCTAAGGGGGTGGTGCAGCACTTTAATCTCTCTCCAAACTGCCTGTAAATCAGTTTCTACCCATTGATTTTGGTCCACATGAGCACAGCAACTTTGATCCGGCGTTTATAGGGTTTGCACTGTCATTATTCACTGTCATTATTCCTGTCT
This window of the Meleagris gallopavo isolate NT-WF06-2002-E0010 breed Aviagen turkey brand Nicholas breeding stock chromosome 1 unlocalized genomic scaffold, Turkey_5.1 Chr1_random_7180001955104, whole genome shotgun sequence genome carries:
- the LOC100545353 gene encoding erythroblast NAD(P)(+)--arginine ADP-ribosyltransferase-like, encoding MERDSVKEVARGGEESEAGRAGSRVILGTPSRAHLLCPCAVAEQCCTEPGTCILLHMEHVLLGWVLLLGTWTGASAASSKNWLIKDVAMDMANNSFDDQYQGCIDLMEAELPELNSTEFSNKIYAEGWRSATELWQSRSDNATSPVVLGQDQAIAVLAYTMEGDLYRVFNNATLTAGRSRQHYLSSYPFKTLHFLLSRALQILRESQPQQCYNVYRGVKGIRFTAQQGQVVRFGQFTSSSLKEKVAEGFAQGTFYWVETCYGVPIKEFSAYPYEDEVLIPPCEQFEVTSVTYKNGRSEIHLRSQGNSSTYNCEFVKGRSSPMESPHLWLLILAAAALAAVGES